The following proteins come from a genomic window of Methanobacterium formicicum:
- a CDS encoding DUF1847 domain-containing protein, whose translation MNCAFCQDKDCFSGKDCLKNGERIKKLYTNNDINLLEASSAIEARYYMEKTRIEELILFSKEMGYERLGMAFCVGLEGEARQIGDLLQKDFKVDSVCCKVCGIDKSEFNLEQIDKKSFEVMCNPVGQANILNEKKTELNIIVGLCMGHDILFTQNSQAPVTTLVVKDRVLAHNPLGAIYSRYYQNKLK comes from the coding sequence TTGAACTGTGCTTTTTGTCAGGATAAGGATTGTTTTAGTGGTAAAGACTGTCTTAAAAATGGAGAAAGAATTAAAAAACTCTACACTAATAATGATATTAATTTGTTGGAAGCATCTTCTGCAATTGAAGCCCGGTACTACATGGAAAAAACACGAATTGAAGAGTTAATCCTCTTTTCAAAGGAAATGGGTTATGAACGCTTGGGAATGGCATTCTGTGTGGGTTTAGAAGGTGAAGCACGCCAGATCGGTGACCTGTTACAGAAAGATTTCAAGGTGGACTCCGTTTGCTGCAAGGTATGTGGTATTGATAAATCAGAATTCAATCTGGAGCAGATTGATAAAAAGAGCTTTGAGGTCATGTGCAACCCGGTTGGCCAGGCTAATATTTTAAATGAGAAAAAAACGGAACTTAACATTATAGTAGGACTGTGTATGGGGCACGATATTTTATTTACACAGAATTCCCAGGCCCCAGTCACCACCCTGGTTGTCAAAGACCGAGTACTTGCCCACAATCCGCTGGGTGCGATATACTCCAGATATTACCAGAACAAACTCAAATAA
- a CDS encoding DNA adenine methylase → MATDIAEKNFNIARPYLKWAGGKTQLLFELEKRLPQSIKEKRVIERYLEPFVGGGAMFFYLKNHYQVRDSILLDVNPELIMAYRVIQQDPHKLITLLKGMEEEHLQKSEDARKDNFYRIRAEFNQNMPLMNYTDYGDDWISRTASLIFLNKTCFNGLFRLNSKGEFNVPFGRYKNPNICDEVNLQAVHQALQKTEVRCADFTQARQYIKKDTLVYMDPPYRPLNSTSHFTSYSRERFSDHDQEKLARFYQEMDSRGAYLILSNSDPKNNNPADNFFDELYRGYRIDRVPAKRNINSNTASRGEIKELIIRNFQE, encoded by the coding sequence ATGGCCACTGATATAGCTGAAAAAAACTTTAATATTGCCAGACCCTATTTGAAATGGGCGGGGGGAAAAACTCAACTACTTTTTGAACTTGAAAAGAGATTACCCCAATCAATTAAGGAAAAAAGGGTTATCGAACGATATTTGGAGCCCTTTGTTGGTGGTGGGGCCATGTTTTTCTACCTGAAAAACCATTACCAGGTCCGGGATTCCATTCTCCTGGATGTTAATCCAGAATTAATAATGGCCTACCGGGTTATTCAGCAGGACCCCCACAAACTAATCACTCTTTTAAAAGGTATGGAAGAGGAACATCTTCAGAAGAGTGAAGATGCCCGAAAAGATAACTTTTACCGTATCCGGGCTGAATTCAACCAGAATATGCCCTTGATGAACTACACTGATTATGGTGATGATTGGATTTCCAGAACTGCCTCTTTGATATTCCTGAATAAAACCTGTTTCAACGGACTCTTTCGCCTCAACAGTAAGGGTGAGTTCAACGTACCCTTCGGCAGGTACAAGAATCCTAACATCTGTGATGAAGTAAACCTGCAGGCAGTTCACCAGGCCCTTCAAAAAACAGAGGTCCGGTGCGCGGATTTTACCCAGGCCCGGCAATACATTAAAAAGGATACTTTAGTGTACATGGACCCACCCTATCGGCCCTTAAACAGCACTTCTCATTTCACCAGTTACTCCCGGGAAAGATTCAGTGACCATGATCAGGAAAAATTAGCCAGATTTTACCAGGAAATGGATTCCAGGGGTGCCTACCTCATTCTGAGTAACAGTGACCCTAAAAATAATAACCCAGCTGATAATTTCTTCGATGAATTATACCGGGGTTATAGAATAGATAGAGTCCCCGCCAAACGTAACATAAACTCTAACACCGCCAGCCGGGGTGAGATAAAGGAATTGATTATCCGGAATTTCCAGGAATAA
- the dph5 gene encoding diphthine synthase, producing MLYLVGLGLYDEKDISINGLEAIKSADVVYAEFYTARLFGGDLKSLESLAGVTINILRREEVEEENLPLKQAKTKDVVFLTAGDPLMATTHADILMEARKNGIPTRVIHASSILSAAPGIAGLQAYKFGKVTTIPRPENNYFPHSPYQVIAENRKMGLHTLVLLDIQAHRDYYMTANEGLEYLLRVENERNEGIITTDTLAVVIARAGSPEPLVRAHRVDVLVEEDFGGPLHCMIIPGDLHFLEAEGLVILGGAPEHILQE from the coding sequence ATGCTCTACCTGGTTGGACTGGGACTTTACGATGAAAAAGACATATCTATAAATGGTCTGGAAGCTATAAAATCTGCTGATGTTGTTTACGCTGAATTCTATACTGCCCGATTATTCGGTGGCGATCTCAAATCCCTGGAAAGCCTGGCCGGGGTGACCATTAACATTCTGCGTCGTGAAGAAGTGGAAGAAGAGAATTTGCCCCTTAAGCAGGCAAAAACTAAGGATGTAGTCTTTTTGACTGCAGGTGACCCCTTAATGGCCACCACTCATGCTGATATCCTGATGGAAGCCCGTAAAAATGGCATCCCTACTAGGGTGATACATGCTTCATCCATTCTCTCGGCAGCCCCGGGCATTGCTGGCCTGCAGGCCTATAAGTTCGGGAAGGTAACCACCATACCCCGACCGGAGAATAACTACTTTCCACATTCTCCCTATCAGGTTATTGCGGAGAATAGGAAAATGGGACTGCACACCCTGGTGCTCCTGGATATACAGGCTCACCGTGATTATTACATGACTGCCAATGAAGGACTGGAATACCTTTTGCGTGTAGAAAATGAACGAAATGAGGGAATAATAACCACTGACACTTTGGCAGTGGTGATAGCCAGGGCAGGCTCTCCTGAACCCCTGGTACGTGCCCATCGGGTGGATGTTTTGGTTGAAGAGGATTTTGGTGGTCCATTGCACTGCATGATAATACCCGGTGATCTGCACTTTCTGGAGGCGGAAGGTCTGGTTATCCTGGGAGGAGCACCAGAACACATTCTGCAAGAATAA
- a CDS encoding class I SAM-dependent methyltransferase translates to MIGLKVPKKEANRIRLILLEKSFLDHHWKIRRFEENVYLPLNQTPCPDFLKELGLQLENIVETDFEELKKRPRNIEDYLQGRIPPEKMEEFKKSFDIIGDVVILEIPPELEEEKYLIGEAALKFTKRRSVYRKKSAIKGVVRTRELEHLAGEDVSETIHREHDSRIMLDVKKVYFSPRLATERKIVGDQVQDGEVIIDMFTGVGPFAINIARRSKLPNVKIHAIDINPPAIHYLQKNIILNKVQGKINPLLGDVAKVLKDLDVKADRIIMNLPGTACEFLPVAVKHLKPGGILHYYQFSRDFDNPIAKVKNAAYPRQIEVLDKRKVKSRSPGVWHVGIDVKIN, encoded by the coding sequence ATGATTGGTTTAAAGGTCCCTAAAAAAGAAGCCAACCGCATCCGCCTTATTCTACTGGAGAAATCATTTCTGGATCACCACTGGAAGATTAGACGTTTTGAAGAAAACGTTTATCTCCCCTTAAATCAAACCCCCTGCCCTGATTTTTTGAAGGAACTGGGACTTCAACTGGAAAATATCGTTGAAACTGATTTTGAAGAACTTAAAAAAAGGCCCCGTAACATTGAAGACTATCTCCAGGGTAGAATACCCCCTGAAAAAATGGAGGAATTTAAAAAATCCTTTGATATAATAGGGGATGTGGTGATCCTGGAGATTCCCCCTGAATTAGAAGAAGAAAAGTATCTTATTGGCGAGGCAGCTCTAAAATTCACCAAAAGAAGGTCAGTTTACCGTAAGAAGAGTGCTATTAAAGGTGTTGTCCGCACCCGCGAACTGGAACACCTGGCTGGGGAAGATGTCTCCGAAACCATCCACCGAGAACACGATTCTAGAATAATGCTGGACGTGAAAAAAGTTTACTTCAGTCCCCGTCTGGCCACGGAAAGGAAGATCGTGGGGGACCAGGTCCAGGATGGTGAGGTGATCATTGATATGTTCACCGGGGTGGGTCCCTTTGCCATTAACATCGCCCGCCGGTCTAAACTCCCGAATGTGAAGATCCACGCCATAGACATCAACCCCCCGGCCATACATTACCTTCAGAAGAATATCATCCTAAACAAAGTACAAGGTAAGATCAACCCGTTACTGGGAGATGTAGCCAAAGTTTTAAAGGATTTAGATGTTAAAGCCGACCGGATTATTATGAACCTACCGGGAACTGCCTGTGAGTTCCTCCCAGTGGCAGTAAAGCACCTAAAACCGGGTGGAATCCTCCATTATTACCAGTTCAGCCGTGATTTCGACAACCCCATAGCAAAAGTGAAAAATGCAGCTTACCCCCGCCAGATAGAAGTTTTAGATAAGCGTAAAGTTAAATCCCGGAGTCCCGGAGTGTGGCATGTGGGAATTGATGTTAAAATCAATTAA
- the mtnA gene encoding S-methyl-5-thioribose-1-phosphate isomerase produces the protein MKTMYWKDDLLYLLDQTILPHETEYLVCGSYQDVITAIKTMVVRGAPAIGVAAAFGMVLAYLADEDMEKAAQEMKDARPTAVNLFWAVDRIMASDDPLKEALLMYEEDMDTNRSMGRHGAEVIDDGDTILTHCNAGALACVDYGTALGVIRAANAEGKNISVVCDETRPVLQGARLSVWEMQQENIPVKLIVDGAAGRLMQEGAINKVVIGADRVAKGGVANKIGSLMVALAAKRFNVPFYVAAPKSTFDYENSIYDIEIEERDPVEVLGFAGCFAAPLTTEVRNPSFDVVPSDLITGIITEDGILEPF, from the coding sequence ATGAAAACCATGTACTGGAAGGATGACCTCCTTTACCTGCTTGATCAAACTATATTGCCTCATGAAACCGAATACCTGGTCTGTGGATCTTATCAGGATGTTATAACTGCTATAAAAACAATGGTGGTTCGTGGAGCACCGGCTATTGGTGTGGCTGCAGCATTTGGTATGGTACTGGCTTACTTAGCAGATGAAGATATGGAAAAAGCCGCCCAGGAAATGAAAGATGCCCGACCAACCGCTGTAAATCTATTCTGGGCTGTGGATCGGATCATGGCCTCGGATGATCCTCTGAAAGAGGCACTCCTCATGTATGAAGAGGATATGGACACCAATCGAAGCATGGGAAGGCACGGCGCAGAGGTGATTGATGACGGTGACACCATACTCACCCACTGCAACGCCGGAGCCCTAGCCTGTGTGGACTACGGAACAGCACTGGGAGTTATACGCGCTGCCAATGCGGAAGGTAAAAACATCAGTGTGGTGTGTGATGAAACCCGACCAGTACTCCAGGGGGCTCGCTTGAGTGTATGGGAAATGCAGCAGGAAAACATACCAGTGAAACTTATAGTGGACGGAGCTGCTGGCCGCCTGATGCAGGAAGGAGCTATAAACAAGGTAGTTATAGGTGCGGACCGTGTGGCTAAGGGGGGAGTGGCCAACAAAATCGGATCACTTATGGTAGCCCTGGCAGCCAAACGATTCAATGTACCATTCTATGTAGCTGCACCCAAGAGTACCTTTGATTATGAAAACAGTATTTATGATATTGAAATCGAAGAACGCGATCCTGTGGAAGTATTGGGCTTTGCTGGTTGTTTTGCAGCCCCCTTAACAACAGAAGTGAGAAATCCATCCTTTGATGTTGTCCCCAGTGACCTTATAACCGGCATCATAACTGAAGATGGAATTTTAGAACCATTTTAA
- a CDS encoding radical SAM protein, with protein MNESKFAHITKVHPCFNEKMHDKVGRVHLPIAPRCNIQCNFCTRELNKCEQRPGVSSRVMTVEEAVTHVAKVIKEMPISVVGVAGPGDALANPETLEFFRIIDKKFPDLIKCMSTNGLLLADLAEEVAAVNISTITVTVNAIDPEIGKKIYSRAVYDGKVYEGEEAFKIISEKQLEGIEKVSKLGVVVKVNSVLIPGLNDEHIPDIAQEVKKRGASLMNVIPLIPLYKMKDYQRPGCEELSTVRDNVEEILPVFRACTQCRADAYGVPGKEDKHLDMTPASHY; from the coding sequence ATGAATGAATCTAAATTTGCCCATATAACCAAGGTACATCCCTGCTTTAATGAAAAAATGCACGACAAGGTGGGTAGAGTTCACCTGCCCATTGCACCTCGCTGTAACATACAGTGCAACTTCTGCACCCGAGAATTAAACAAATGTGAGCAACGCCCCGGTGTATCTTCCAGGGTGATGACGGTAGAAGAAGCAGTCACCCACGTGGCCAAGGTCATCAAGGAGATGCCCATTAGTGTGGTGGGAGTGGCCGGACCAGGAGATGCCCTGGCCAACCCTGAAACACTGGAGTTCTTCCGCATAATCGATAAGAAATTCCCGGACCTTATAAAGTGCATGAGTACCAATGGATTACTCCTGGCTGATCTGGCAGAAGAAGTGGCCGCCGTCAACATAAGTACCATTACCGTAACTGTAAATGCCATTGACCCGGAAATCGGAAAGAAAATCTACTCCAGAGCAGTTTACGATGGTAAAGTCTACGAAGGAGAAGAAGCCTTCAAGATCATCTCGGAAAAACAGCTGGAAGGAATTGAAAAAGTATCCAAACTGGGAGTGGTGGTCAAGGTCAACAGTGTACTCATACCTGGGTTAAACGATGAACACATCCCAGACATAGCCCAGGAAGTTAAAAAACGTGGTGCCAGTCTGATGAACGTTATACCTCTCATTCCTCTCTACAAAATGAAAGATTACCAGCGTCCTGGTTGCGAGGAGCTTTCCACAGTAAGGGATAATGTTGAGGAAATTTTGCCTGTCTTCCGGGCCTGTACTCAGTGCCGGGCCGATGCCTACGGAGTACCGGGAAAAGAGGACAAACACCTGGACATGACACCGGCCAGTCATTACTAG
- a CDS encoding methanogenesis marker 17 protein has protein sequence MYVECYDENGREVYDMILRHILQEVQIGRAVNDVRIYVDPREPVFIIAVKYEKAAPPVVLEDFAEYEYDPEANEGFIRIKDENYLPELLKKLWEVEGRNKIHQPSRFEVVIDDPQIKLEGLVVHDPEEDLKKKIYDALFRIIPEGFRVVEHYSEGNIIALTCSDEYIKEEYLEKTREIIQKIKENKKSYDLDAESPQKKKKSNNSESKTSKKLGNKFKE, from the coding sequence ATGTATGTGGAATGCTACGATGAAAACGGGCGCGAAGTCTACGATATGATCCTGAGACATATACTCCAGGAAGTACAGATAGGCCGTGCTGTAAATGACGTCCGGATATATGTGGACCCCCGCGAGCCAGTATTCATCATCGCAGTAAAATACGAAAAAGCAGCCCCACCCGTGGTTCTGGAAGATTTCGCAGAATACGAATATGATCCGGAAGCTAACGAAGGTTTCATAAGGATAAAAGACGAAAATTATCTTCCTGAACTTCTAAAAAAGCTCTGGGAAGTGGAAGGAAGAAATAAAATCCACCAGCCCAGTCGTTTCGAAGTGGTCATCGATGATCCACAAATAAAACTGGAAGGCCTGGTGGTACATGACCCGGAAGAGGACCTCAAAAAGAAGATCTACGATGCCCTTTTCCGCATCATTCCTGAGGGATTCCGGGTGGTGGAACACTACTCTGAAGGTAATATAATAGCTCTCACCTGTTCTGATGAGTACATCAAGGAAGAATACCTGGAAAAAACCAGGGAAATAATCCAGAAAATTAAAGAAAATAAAAAATCATATGATTTAGATGCAGAATCTCCTCAAAAAAAGAAAAAATCAAATAATTCAGAATCCAAGACCTCTAAGAAGTTAGGAAATAAGTTTAAAGAATAA
- a CDS encoding methanogenesis marker 15 protein — translation MVKIAQISCGTEYSGVQKEIEKAASTFGAEIIIPEADLDYIDEAYHKFGFNAASSSIRLMIARAMSLVEGKSDADAVFIATCFRCAEGALVRNEVRRFIQQNTNLPVVTYSFTERTKADELFIRMEALSTIVARKSLLAREKQEGLTLGIDSGSTTTKVVLMENNKIIGTGWLPTTDVIASAQEGMVQAFEGTGYKESDVEGVGVTGYGRLTIGKHMNAALIQEELSVNSKGAVYLAGHQRGEATVLDIGGMDNKVITVNDGIPDNFTMGGICAGASGRFLEITARRLGVDISELGPLALKGNFKKALLNSYCIVFGIQDLVTSLAAGGTKEDVAAAACYSVAEQVYEQQLQEIDVREPLIQVGGTSLIGGLVEAVSTVLGGMEVIVPEHSQHIGAVGAALLVSGMVDKDVKAKK, via the coding sequence ATGGTAAAAATAGCTCAGATTTCATGTGGAACCGAGTACAGTGGTGTCCAGAAAGAAATTGAAAAGGCAGCATCCACCTTTGGAGCAGAAATAATTATCCCTGAAGCTGATCTGGACTACATAGATGAAGCTTACCATAAGTTCGGATTCAATGCCGCCAGTAGCAGCATCCGCTTGATGATTGCCCGGGCAATGTCCCTGGTTGAGGGAAAATCAGACGCCGATGCAGTATTTATAGCCACATGTTTCCGCTGTGCCGAGGGAGCACTGGTTAGAAATGAAGTAAGGCGTTTCATACAACAGAACACCAACTTACCGGTGGTTACCTATTCTTTCACCGAACGAACCAAAGCTGATGAGCTCTTCATCCGGATGGAAGCACTATCCACCATAGTTGCCCGGAAAAGTTTACTGGCCCGGGAAAAACAGGAAGGCCTCACACTAGGTATAGATTCGGGGTCAACCACCACTAAAGTAGTGTTAATGGAAAATAACAAGATAATAGGCACTGGCTGGCTCCCCACCACCGATGTAATTGCCAGTGCCCAGGAAGGAATGGTGCAGGCCTTTGAAGGTACAGGATACAAAGAATCGGACGTAGAGGGAGTGGGAGTCACTGGATACGGTAGGCTCACCATAGGGAAACACATGAACGCTGCCCTGATACAGGAAGAACTCTCAGTTAATTCCAAAGGAGCAGTTTACCTGGCAGGACACCAACGAGGTGAAGCCACAGTCCTGGACATAGGGGGTATGGATAACAAGGTCATCACTGTCAACGATGGTATTCCGGACAACTTCACCATGGGTGGAATATGTGCCGGAGCATCAGGAAGATTCCTGGAAATCACTGCCCGCAGATTAGGTGTGGACATCAGCGAATTAGGGCCTTTAGCTCTCAAAGGAAACTTCAAAAAAGCACTCTTGAACAGTTACTGTATTGTATTCGGAATACAGGACCTGGTTACCTCCCTGGCTGCCGGTGGTACCAAGGAAGATGTAGCTGCCGCAGCCTGTTACTCCGTGGCCGAACAGGTATACGAACAGCAGTTACAGGAAATTGACGTGAGAGAACCCCTCATTCAGGTAGGGGGAACCAGTCTCATTGGAGGACTGGTGGAAGCAGTGAGCACTGTCCTGGGTGGAATGGAAGTCATTGTACCTGAACATTCCCAGCACATTGGAGCAGTAGGAGCTGCCCTATTAGTTTCGGGAATGGTGGACAAAGATGTTAAAGCTAAAAAATAA
- a CDS encoding methanogenesis marker 5 protein: MKIAVFPPNSLILADMVERKGHEPLVIQKEIRKKVTDPEIDSPPFNITEEEPIKGLKYAAIEVPSGVRGRMAIFGPIIDEAEAAIIMEDAPYGFGCIGCARTNELSMYFLRKRGIPVLEIHYPESKDETVEVINKINTFLDGLDKSESDEKAEPEKDTKETVEE, from the coding sequence GTGAAAATAGCTGTTTTCCCACCTAACTCGTTGATACTGGCAGATATGGTGGAAAGAAAGGGTCATGAACCTCTGGTTATTCAGAAAGAGATTCGTAAGAAAGTTACTGACCCGGAAATAGATTCCCCTCCCTTTAACATCACTGAAGAAGAACCCATTAAGGGCCTTAAATATGCGGCTATTGAAGTTCCCTCCGGTGTAAGGGGCAGAATGGCCATTTTTGGACCAATTATTGACGAAGCAGAAGCAGCCATAATCATGGAGGATGCCCCCTATGGTTTTGGATGCATAGGTTGTGCCCGTACCAACGAACTTTCCATGTACTTCCTCCGGAAAAGAGGCATTCCCGTACTGGAAATACATTATCCTGAAAGCAAAGATGAAACTGTGGAAGTAATTAACAAAATCAACACCTTTCTGGATGGTCTGGATAAATCTGAATCGGATGAAAAGGCAGAACCAGAGAAAGATACCAAGGAGACGGTGGAGGAATAA
- a CDS encoding DUF2111 domain-containing protein — protein sequence MNINASSTGEEIAPMALAIHQLVNGLPITMRTLENPGVRIEDSKIVDSEYTGPVLEEVLKEGKVVQEIPKTGAYQGIPVVVVPVTEEGQVIAAIGVVDITKGIYSDIMEITKRPEELNEPRGDVQ from the coding sequence ATGAATATCAATGCATCCTCCACAGGAGAAGAAATAGCCCCAATGGCTCTGGCCATTCACCAACTGGTAAATGGTCTCCCTATAACCATGCGCACCCTTGAGAATCCTGGTGTTCGTATTGAAGATAGTAAAATTGTGGACAGTGAATATACCGGACCCGTCCTGGAAGAAGTGCTTAAAGAGGGTAAAGTGGTCCAGGAAATCCCTAAAACTGGAGCTTACCAGGGTATACCAGTGGTGGTGGTTCCGGTTACAGAAGAAGGACAGGTAATAGCAGCCATAGGTGTGGTGGATATAACTAAGGGAATTTACAGTGATATTATGGAGATTACAAAAAGACCAGAAGAACTAAATGAGCCCAGGGGTGATGTGCAGTGA
- a CDS encoding methanogenesis marker 6 protein, producing the protein MSPEKDKVTRMIVLGPKAQLSQSELVGKLHMLELPLTIKSTCYGAVVHGEKEDVMEAVNQIRKLDPSNIFTKDRGFPPGDPRRCRAKRGAAREGFHQLEKEYELLEYVCDALENPEAVTLEEPEKITPDEFKKIAQECEK; encoded by the coding sequence ATGTCGCCAGAAAAAGATAAAGTCACCCGAATGATTGTACTGGGCCCCAAAGCCCAGCTAAGCCAGAGTGAACTGGTGGGAAAACTGCACATGCTAGAATTACCTCTAACCATTAAATCCACCTGTTACGGTGCCGTGGTACACGGGGAAAAGGAAGATGTGATGGAGGCAGTTAACCAGATAAGAAAGCTCGACCCATCTAACATATTTACCAAGGACCGGGGATTCCCACCAGGAGATCCTAGGAGATGCCGGGCTAAACGTGGAGCTGCCAGGGAAGGATTCCACCAGCTGGAAAAGGAATATGAATTACTGGAATATGTTTGTGATGCCCTGGAAAATCCAGAAGCAGTGACCCTGGAAGAACCAGAGAAAATTACTCCAGATGAGTTTAAAAAAATTGCCCAGGAGTGTGAAAAATGA